The Mycoplasmopsis columbinasalis genomic interval TGAAAAAATTGCTCCTTGAGTTGACCTAATCACTTTGCTGTTAAAAACATTGACGTTGGTAATGATTGAATCGAAATTAAATGCTTTTAATGTTCTAATAATTGTGCCTACGTTGCCGGGATCTTGTACATTATCAAGAAAAACAATTTTATTGTCCAAATCTTCAACAGTTGGTTTTTGACAAAGCGCAAAAACTCCGTCAGTATTAACTATTTCAGAAAGACGTTTTGCAATGTTTGAACCTATAATATAGTTTTGTTTGTTAAATTCAGTTTCATAAGTGGCGAAAATTTCTTTTACTAAATTAGCCTTTTCAGCTTCTTTAACTAAGTGACGAGTTTCAACTAAAAAATAAGGGGATTTTGGATCGTTTTTAAGTTTGATTAAATTTTTTATTTTTTGGTTAGCAACACTAGTAATTATTTCTTTTGCCATTTTTTAATTTTTCTTTTCTTTGTTTTCGAGCAAGAAATATTTTCCCTTTTCAGTTTCAAAACAATTCAAATCTTTAAATTTTAATTGCCTCATTACTTCAAAACCCACAATTACCACTGAATTTGCAAGATTAATTGAACGCATAGCTGAAACCATTGGTATTCTTAAACAATGGTCAATGTCATTCATTAAAATGTTTTTATCAATGCCAGTAGATTCTTTGCCGAACATAATTCAAATCTCTTTATCTTTAGCATAACTTTTTTTAAAAACATTGTCGTCAGTATAACTTTTCAACCCATAACGAGTTAAGTACCAAATTGTTTTGTCTTTGTAAAGTTTATGAAAATCTGCATAAGAATTATGAATTTCGTGCGGGATATCACTAAGCAAACGACCAGCTGCAGCTCTTGAAAGATACTTAGGATCTAAGTCAAACCCAATGGGTTTGATGATGTGTAATTTTGCACCAAGAGCAAAACACGTGCGAATGATGTTCGCTGTGTTGGGCGGAATTTCAGGTTCAAACAAAACAATATTGAGCATTTTTTACCTTTCTCTGTTACGTATATATCTATTTTTTAGCTATTATTGCAAAATGATGTTTTATAAATCATCAGTAGCTATTAAATAAATGCAATTATATTGTATAATAAGCCAACTTATGGCAATTATCGATTGGCACGCTAAAGGTATAAAGGAGTTACATGAGAACCATTCTTGACATAGCGCTTGATTATATGTTAGCTAGTTATTCATCTGGCAAATATGCTGATTTTACTGATATTTTTGCTTTTGTGGAAAATGAGCTCGGATCAAAATGAAGAGAAGAAGCTGAAGAAAAAAATGTTTCTTATGAAACTATTTCAGAAGCAAAAATTGGTGAGTTATACCGTTTATTAACAGTTGATTCTCGTTTCTTAAAAGGCGAAAGCAATGCTTGAACAATTAGACCAGGTTATAAAAAATAGAGTGTGCAAATAAGCACATTTTATTTTGTTTAAAGGACTTTTATGAAAATTATTATCGATAATCGACGTGGATTACACGGATATGAAATTTTAGACAAACACGAATGTGGTCTTGTCTTGCAAGGGTGAGAAGTTAAGTCTGCGCGAGCTAAAACAGTTAATTTGACTAATTCATATTGCTTTTTTCGCAGAGGCGAATTTTTTCTTTACAATGCTTCATTTAAAAGTTGGATGCTCCAAAAAAACGACGAGACACGCGAACGCAAATTGCTAATGCATAAAAATGAAATTATCAGATTGCAAAACAAGTTGGAAAAAGTGGGGAATGGTACTATTTTACCAACAAAAATCTACTTTAATGAACAAGGCAGAGTTAAAATTGAAGTAGCCTTAGTTGTGAGTCTTAGAAAAGAAGATCGACGACAAGCAATAAAGGAAAAAGACGCTCAAAAATATATAAAAAAGATTGAAGTTTTATATTAAATAAGCGTCTGTTAAATTAATAAACAAAGGAGTTTAATGGCTATAGCATTAATTATTTTTTCAATTTTATGTGTTTTAATTTCGATTATAACTCTTGCTTTGGTGATTGTTTTTTCGAAGAAAGAAGCAAAAATTGATGACAATAAGTTAAAAAATTTGCTTGAATTAATCTTAGCGAACAAAAAAACAGATTTTGCTTCTGAGTTAGTTACTAAAAACGCTGATTTTGAAAAACACTTAACTTCTAATTTGGAAGAACACATAAAAGTTTACGCCGGCGATGTTGAAACAACGTTGCAAAAGCATTTGTTCGGAGAAGAAAAAACTTCGTTCTTATCTGTTTTGAAAAGGGATTTCGACATATTAAAAAAATCTATCGAAGACGAAAAAAATAAAGTAAACGCTGAACTTAATACTTTAAAAACGGAGCAAACAGCTTTTCTAAATAATTTTCACTTAAAGAGAACGCAAGATAATAATCAGTTAACTAGTTTAGTTACAACTAAAATGACTGAAATCCAACAAAATACAACTGATAAACTCAAAGAAATTGAACTTTATGTAAAAAGTAAATTGCAACAAGAATTATCTACTGCGATCAAAACAGAATTTCAAAATGCAAAGGATGCAGTTGAAAGATTGCAACAAAATGTTCAAGTTATTCAAGATGTTAACCAACACATTTTGCAGTTACATTCAATTTTTTCAAACAACAAAAAAATTGGGTTGGCTGGTGAATTCATTTTAGAGGATATGCTAGCTGATCGTTATGGTAACAAAGAGGTTGATGGTTTATTAAAATTCCAACACACCATCAAAGACGACAAAATTGTTGATGCTACAATTAAACTTTATACAAACAATAGTCAAAATAAATTCATTTACTTACCAATTGATTCAAAATTCCCATATACAACATTTAATAATTATTTAGTTGAAGAAAAAGATAAAAGCAAAGCTGAAGAAGCACTTTTACTTTCAATTCGTAAAAAATTCGAAGAAGCGGCAAGTTATGTAATTGATGGTGTGACTACTTCACATGTGTTGATGTTTCTGCCAAGTGAAACTCTTTACTATTTCTTAATTACTCATAAAAAGTTTCTTGATTTGAAAAAAGAATTTCCAAATGTTATTCCAGTAAGTCCTTCAACTATCATTTGCTTTATTGATATGTATCGTGCAATGAACCAATATAGTGCTTTAACTCAAAATCTTAATGTCTTATTTGGTTCATTAAAAAAACTTATGTCGCACGTTGCTGCTATTTCAACAGGTCTTACAGATAGCCGTAAAAAACAAATTGATTCTTATAATGCGCTTGTAAAAGTGGCAAAAGAATTTACCAACGCCACTGTTGGCATCGAGAACTTCTTAAATACAACAGGATTTAGTGCTGACTCATTAGAACCGTTGGAAGCGGCCCAAAAAATTTTCAACGACGAATATAAAAACAAAGCGATTGAAGCATCATTCGAAAGTGGTGAGGCAATTTCAAGAACATATAAAAAATAAAAAAAAGTTCCGCATATGCGGAACTTTTTTTAAACTGTAAGAAGCTCTTTTTCTTTAGCTTTTGTCATTGTCTCAATGTGAGCAATTTTTAAATCTGTTTGCTTTTGAATTTCATCAAGATATTTTTTTTGTTCGTCTTCAGTTAATTCTTCATCAGCTTTGATTTGCTTGTTAATATTTTGCCGTACGTTTCTGACACCAATTTTTGCTTGTTCTGTATATTTACTCAAACTTTTAACTAATTCTTTACGACGATCAGAAGTTAAAGCAGGGAAAGTTAAACGGACTTGGTTACCTTCGTCAGCAACTCCAACGTTTAAGTTATCAGCTAAAATTGCTTTTACTAACTCTTTGGTCACACTAGCATCAAAAGGTTTAACTAAAAGCTGTTGAGGTTCCGGCACACTAATGTTTGCTAATTCTTCAATTGGAGTTGGTGTGTCATAGTAAAGAACTTTAATACCTTTGATAAGTTGAGGGTTAGCTCTACCTGTTGAAATTTTTGAAAGCTCAAATGCGTAATGATTAGCCGCCTTATCTGCTTCAGTTCTGAATTCTTCTAAATAAAGTTCTAATTCCATTAATTTGTTACCTCCGTATGATTAATGTCTCCATTTAACGCGCGAATAATGGCGTCTTTTTCTAAGATGTTAAAAACAACTAAATCAATGTTGTGATCTCTTGCCATGCTGGTTGCGGTTAAATCCATCACCTGCAATTTTTGGTCAAGTATTTCGTCGTAAGTAATTTTTTTGAAATGTTTTGCGTCTGGATTAGCTTTAGGATCTTTGTCGTAAATACCTTCAACTCCATTTTTGCCCATCAAGATGGCTTCAGCTCCGATTTCAGTAGCAAATAAGGTTGCAGCAGTATCCGTGGTAAAAATTGGACGACCTGTACCACCGACAAAAATAACAATTTCGCCTTCTTCAAGGTATTTAAGTGTTTTTTCATTAATGTAGTTTTCCGCCACTTTTTGGTCAATGTTAATTGACGATTGCACTCTGGCTTTTAAACCAACTTTTTCGAATCCGCTTTTGAGTGCAAGTCCATTCATTATTGTGGCTAACATTCCGATGTAATCAGCTCTGTTCCGAGGAATACCATTTTTTTCAGCACTAGCGCCACGTCAGAAATTGCCACCGCCGATTACAACGCTAATTTGGATGCCTTGTTGGTGAATTTTTTTAAGTTGTAAAGCAATATTTTCGACAATATTGTAGTCAATTGCTAATCTACGTTCCTTGTTTGCTAAGCCCTCACCAGATAGCTTAATCAAGATTCTTTTATATTTCACAAAAACCTCATCACATTTCTTAATAAAAATTTTAATTATTTATATATTACTTTAAAATTTAAAATTTAAAAGAATAAGACAGAAAAAGTGCGCAATTTTTAGAAAAATATTTTTTTGTATATGCCTATAATATAGTATGTTATGAGAAATGATTAAAAAATAAAGGTGTATTTTTGAAGTAAAAAAAGAAACCGAAAATCAAAGCCCGATTTAGTTTTTAATTTTTCTAATTTCGCTTTTATAAGTAACTCGCTGTTATAGAAAAAAATGCTTAATTAAATATCAAAACTGATTGCAAAAATATTTTTTAAATTTTCTATCAAAAAAATATTCTGTATTATAATATGTAAGTCTTGCCGCCTTAGCTCAGTTGGTAGAGCAACTGACTTGTAATCAGTAGGTCGTAGGTTCGAGTCCTATAGGCGGCACCATATGCTTAGCTTAGTAGCTTTTATAAGGTGCAATTCCTTAAATGAGCATATTATGCGCGAGTGGTGAAATGGCAGACACGCTAGATTTAGGCTCTAGTGCTTCGGCGTGAGGGTTCAAGTCCCTCCTTGCGCACCATATCACAGAAATCGTGTTCACAAATGACTTCCTTATGGAGGTCATTTTTATTTATTTTAGAAGATATAATAAAACCAATTAAAGAAGGAAAAAATGGAACAAAGAAAAAAGCTAAGTGTACAACTATGTTTTGACTTTAGTGGTGTGTTCTCATATTATTTTTGAAAAGCAGGAATGAAGATTGTAGGAATAAAAAACTGCTTTTTTGCTCAAAATGAAAATGACGAAAATTTTTGAGATATTGTAAAAATCTTTCAACAAAAAGCAAACCTCAATCTTAATAATTTCAAAGCGTTAGAGAATTTGGAACTACCTGAAATCAAGAGTTTGAATGTGGATATTTTGTTTTATTCAAATCTTGCTTTTAATTTGCAAAATAATAAATTACTCGAACATATAAACAAAAGTAAGTGTAAAGCACTTTATCTAGATTTATGGTTTAGTACCGAAAATGAGTTTGAATTAAAATACAAAGAAAAGTTTGAGAATTTAATTACTGGTTTAAAACATCTAGGATATTTTCCAAATGTTTACACTTATGACCCGGCAAAATTTGGCTATGCAGTAACTAGATATTCGAAAACAATAATAGCTTTTGCTCAAGAATCAAGTTCCAAGCAGTTTGCCGAAATTTTTGCTGAATTTTCAAGTCTGAAAAGAACCGAAAACAAAATAGTTGAAGATATTCTGGAAGAAAAATCAAGGATTTTTGTTAAATCAGCAATCATTCAAAAAATGCAGCCAAACTATTTTCGAGGACTCTTGCAAAAAAGACCAACATCTACTCTATCTATTGCCACATTAATTAACAGAGACTATATTTGAAAACCGCTTATCAACAATTTTGTTTTAAAAAACAAAGAAATTAAATTGCACAGTAAAGAAAGATGCGATTGTTTAGATGCAGGACTAGATTCATTTTTAAAGCTTTTAAGTGACAAGCTTAGTGATCAAAGCATTTTAGCTAAAAAGTGATGCATAAAACCAAAAGATAATGTTTTTGAAGAAAAAAAATTAAATTCAGTAACTTTTCGCCATTGTTTTGAGTCTTTCGACGAAAACAATGTCAGTGAAGAAGTACTAAAATTAATTGAAACAAAATTGTTTAATACATCACCGGTTGCGCCAGCGTTATTCCCTATTTTTATGGAAAACAATTTTTCAGTAACAGAGGACGAGTTATTAAGTTTACACATTGATTTATTGTCTGGAATTACTGTCTTTGGTCAAAAAGGTAAAGTTTTTGCTCCTTATGGGTCACGTTTTGCAGCTAGTAAAAATCCTTTTGGTTTGAGAAGTTCTTATTACACAAGAAATGGGATATATTGAATTAACAACACTTTAAGAGTTTTAACACCAAACGAAATTTTTAAAGCTTACGAATTGCCAACCAAACCTGAGGTTTCATTACTTGATTTTTCGTTTGCAAATGAATTTGTTAGTTTTGTTCAAATACCGCCATTTATTGAATATTTCATCGAAAGATTAATTAACGTTTTAGACTAATGATTCTGACGGTCTAACTACAATTCGGTTGTAACTGAGGTATTGCAATCTATTGGATCCAAAATTGAAAAAGCAATGGTCTACATAGAAACAGTGAAAATAAAAAAACCAAGTTTACCTTGGTTGTTAATTGAGGTTTAAGCTCTTTTGCTACTTGCTAGTATTAAGTCAACTATTCTTTCTAATGTTTTTATTTCTTGATTTCTTATTTCGTTATCAAAATTTTCAATAGTACTATAACCTTCAAACGATTCGATATTAGAACCGTTCATTTTGACAATTAGTGCTGTCATCGTTTTAATCTTTGTGTTATTATGAAAAAAGTTACCATTTTTAAATGCTTCAACATATAGATTGAAACTTTCAAGAAGATTTATTGTTTTTTGGGGAGCAATATCGTTTATATTTTTTATCTCAATAAATAAAGCGTGCTCAAGACAATCGCTGTTCTCGCCAATTACAAAATATGTATCAGGAAAACCTTTTTTGACAGAAAAATCATCTGAACTTTCTAGATATTCAAATCCAAAACCACGATGTGGTTGATTAATTGATCAAAGTCCAACTGCCCTAGCTACCACATTTTTTCTTTCTAAGTTAGCTAAAAATTCAGCTATAAATGATACTTCTGATTTTGAATCCAAATAAACTTCTGTATGGTTATGTGCAGAATATGGGAAGAGTTCAGCAAGTTGTTTTTTAAGGGAAATTGTGTTTTTCGACTTGCCACTACCAGGTGTAGAAACACCATTATAATGACTTTCAATTATTTGGACAAACTCACTTGGAATATCATTAAAATGAATAACATAAGTATTTTTGCCAGTGTTTTGGTTCACCGATTTACAAAACTTGCCATACAAACTTGCAATGTCACTTATGTATTTTTTGTAAATTGTGTATTCAAACATATCCTGGGTGAAAGAACGCAAATATATTTCTGCTCTTTCCTTTTCATCTTCAGTTTGTTTGGCTGTAGACTTAAGTTTTTCATTGAGCCAATTTTTCATTTTGGCATATAAATTTTTCAAGAAATTCTCGCCTAATTTTTCGAAATACTTATTATATTGACGGCGCTTGTTGTTAATAAAAATTCTTAAATCAATTAAATTTTGAATTTTTGACATAATATATGTCACTTCTTGGCCAGTACCATCTTTTTTAAATTTTGATTCTTCACCAATTAAATACTTGTTCTCTTCATTCATATAGAAATTCATAAAAGTTATGTATTTGTCTTTAATGCTGTCGAAGTCAAGCTTGGTTGTCAATTTTTCTTGATAATTAACCACATCAAATTCTTTTTTTAGTAAATCAAGATTAATTTTGCCATAAGGAATTGTAATGTTCTTCTTTTTGATATTTTCTTTTATTTTTCAACTTATTAGACCTGTTGTGTTAGAAGTGATAACGTTTGAATAAATGAAATATTTATGAACTATGCTATTGTAAGAAAAGTCATATGAAGGCTTTGGGTTACGTTTTATTCTACCAATTGTTTGAATGTTAAGTGGTTCTGAAAACACTCTTCTTAGTTGTACAAGCATGCAAGCACGTGGAATATCTCAACCAGTTGCTGGTCCAACTTTAAACAAGATGACATCATAAGGAGAATTATTTTTTGAAAGTGATTGCAAAGTAACTTTTTCTCTTAAGTCTGAACTGGTTTTGTTTTCACTAAAATATTGTGCTTAAGTCAAGCCATGACTTTTAATGACTTTAATGTACTCAGCAATGTCTTTTTCCAATTCCTCATCAATTTTTTTCTCTTCTTCAACTTTTGATGATTTACTGTTTCTAATTTGAATTAGCATTGCTGGGTTAATTCCAAGTAAGCCAGGTTCTTTTTCTTGATTGCCGTATCTTTCTTTAATTTCTTTAAATTTCCGACAAGCCGCATCAAGCATCGCGATGTCATCGATATGTTTTACATCTTCGTCAAAACCTGGATTCGTTTCTTGTTCTTTTTTTAACAAAATTAAATTGTCGTCTGCTAAATCTGCTTCGCTAATTTCAACAATTTTACCTTGCTCTTTTGGAGTCGCAGTCATATGAATAGTGAAAGACGCCGCATTATGAACTAAAGATTCAAAGTTTTGCGCATATTTACTATTGTTTCCACTATTTCCGCTACCCGTGCCGACGTGAGCTTCATCCCGAATATAAATTAATTCAGTTTCGTTGTCTCTTAGAATGGAATCGAGCATTCCCTCAAGATAACCCATTTCTGTATAAATTCTTCCCTTACCAAAGGATGATTTACCCACAATCATCACATCACAGTCATTGTACATTAAGTTAAAACTACCATCTTTTGTACCCTGTTTGGCTGATGAAGGTGACTCCACATATTTAACCCTTAAGTTGATATCATTAGTGAAAGAATAACGATATTGATTTAGTTTGTTTTCGAGCTGTTTTGGAAGTTCTGCTGAAGATAAGGTTGCGAATAAAAAGAAAGGTCTTTTATCGTAATTGTGATTTTCATAGGCACTAATGATTCTTTCAATCAATTTGGCAATCATAAAAGTTTTACCGCTGCCTGTAGGGGCTTTGAAAGTAACATGCTTAGTGTCTTCGTCTCTTCAGAATTCAAAAAGCTCATTGACAGCTCTCTCTTGAACTGTTGATAATTCGAAAGTACTCATATTATCCACCTAATGCTTTGAGTGATCTCAGTTTGGCTAAGATTTTGTCAGAAGTTATCGCAGGCGTTCTAACACCAAAGTCTGACAACATTTTGTTAACATCTTTGATTAATAGGTCGAGATCTTCTTTACTTGTGATACCTATGTTTTTGTATTCAATATCAAAGGTTGTTAAATTTGCTTCGTAAGGTTTGTTTTTAGCTGCCCAGTCAACTCGTTCATTTTGTGTTGACTTGCCGTAGTTAATTCTAAACAACCTTTCGAAAGTGATTTTGCGGGCAATGTCGTTTTCATTGTTAGTTACTAGTGTAAAAATTCTGTGCCCACCGTCTTTGCGATTGATCTCTAGGGTTGCTTGTCCTGTGGTACCCGAACCCGCAAAGAAGTCTAGAATTTTTGCATTTTTGTTTGGAATTAATTCAATTAGGTAAGAAATCAAACCAACAGGTTTAGGGTTTTCAAACACTCTGTCCTTGTTGAAAATCTGTTTAATTTCTTTAGTCCCGATTGCTCCGTGAATGTCTAAAATTAAATTAGACTGTTTTCTTTTACGGACAATTTTGCTGCCATTGTTGTCCACAAATTGGTATTGTTTTGCATACACTTTGCCATTTTTAATTTCAATGAAGCCTTTTTCATAGTTTTCAAAAAATTTTTGCTCACTTCATCTTCAACGATGATCGTTAAACATATGTTTGCCATTGTGTCTGTCTAAATGTTTTTGATAATCTGAACCAGGCACAAAGGTTTGACCGTCAATTGTGATTGGATAGTCAAGCGACTTTACATAAGTAAGTCCTGGCGTGTCGAGTTGTTTGAGCTGATATAAACCGCGTTCTTCAAAATATTCATCTTTGTATTGGTACCTGCCATCATTAACATCAATTTCTTCGTGTTTGATTTCCAGTAAATTAATGTTTTTAGCATACATTAGAATTGATTCGGTTAATGTTCTGATGTTTTTGGTATCTGAACCTGACCCATCATTTTTGTTTTGTCAAACAAAGTTGGTTACAAAATTGATTTCACCAAAAATTTCGTCCATCAAAATTTTCAAGTATGCTTGTTCACTTTCATCGATTGAAACAAAAATGACGCCATTTTCTGCTAAAAGTTGTCTAGCTAACACAAGTCGTTCTTTCATCATATTCAATCAACCATTACGACTGAATTTATCACGATAAATAAACTTACTTGGAGCAATTTTTTCGTTGTTATCAGCAACTCTATTACCTTCCACCGCTGACCGTTCGGTATTGTAAGGAAGATCAAGGTAAATTACATCAAAACCTTTGTGTTCTTGTTTCGATTCTTCAATCAAAATAAGGTTTTTCAAGGCATCGTAATTTTCACCAATGATTAAGGTGTTTTGAGTAGCAGGTGTGCTTTGACCAAAAGATAATTGTTC includes:
- a CDS encoding TrmH family RNA methyltransferase, with product MAKEIITSVANQKIKNLIKLKNDPKSPYFLVETRHLVKEAEKANLVKEIFATYETEFNKQNYIIGSNIAKRLSEIVNTDGVFALCQKPTVEDLDNKIVFLDNVQDPGNVGTIIRTLKAFNFDSIITNVNVFNSKVIRSTQGAIFSVKHKKSFDSYAELKKLKDLGYKIYITSLDKDSQHYDQVPTNFQKLVVVLGNEGKGVEPKLLELADYKIYIPINFESLNVAVASGIILNEFYKKR
- a CDS encoding tRNA (cytidine(34)-2'-O)-methyltransferase, whose translation is MLNIVLFEPEIPPNTANIIRTCFALGAKLHIIKPIGFDLDPKYLSRAAAGRLLSDIPHEIHNSYADFHKLYKDKTIWYLTRYGLKSYTDDNVFKKSYAKDKEIWIMFGKESTGIDKNILMNDIDHCLRIPMVSAMRSINLANSVVIVGFEVMRQLKFKDLNCFETEKGKYFLLENKEKKN
- the rpoE gene encoding DNA-directed RNA polymerase subunit delta, with amino-acid sequence MRTILDIALDYMLASYSSGKYADFTDIFAFVENELGSKWREEAEEKNVSYETISEAKIGELYRLLTVDSRFLKGESNAWTIRPGYKK
- the smpB gene encoding SsrA-binding protein, with product MKIIIDNRRGLHGYEILDKHECGLVLQGWEVKSARAKTVNLTNSYCFFRRGEFFLYNASFKSWMLQKNDETRERKLLMHKNEIIRLQNKLEKVGNGTILPTKIYFNEQGRVKIEVALVVSLRKEDRRQAIKEKDAQKYIKKIEVLY
- the rmuC gene encoding DNA recombination protein RmuC; this encodes MAIALIIFSILCVLISIITLALVIVFSKKEAKIDDNKLKNLLELILANKKTDFASELVTKNADFEKHLTSNLEEHIKVYAGDVETTLQKHLFGEEKTSFLSVLKRDFDILKKSIEDEKNKVNAELNTLKTEQTAFLNNFHLKRTQDNNQLTSLVTTKMTEIQQNTTDKLKEIELYVKSKLQQELSTAIKTEFQNAKDAVERLQQNVQVIQDVNQHILQLHSIFSNNKKIGLAGEFILEDMLADRYGNKEVDGLLKFQHTIKDDKIVDATIKLYTNNSQNKFIYLPIDSKFPYTTFNNYLVEEKDKSKAEEALLLSIRKKFEEAASYVIDGVTTSHVLMFLPSETLYYFLITHKKFLDLKKEFPNVIPVSPSTIICFIDMYRAMNQYSALTQNLNVLFGSLKKLMSHVAAISTGLTDSRKKQIDSYNALVKVAKEFTNATVGIENFLNTTGFSADSLEPLEAAQKIFNDEYKNKAIEASFESGEAISRTYKK
- the frr gene encoding ribosome recycling factor — its product is MELELYLEEFRTEADKAANHYAFELSKISTGRANPQLIKGIKVLYYDTPTPIEELANISVPEPQQLLVKPFDASVTKELVKAILADNLNVGVADEGNQVRLTFPALTSDRRKELVKSLSKYTEQAKIGVRNVRQNINKQIKADEELTEDEQKKYLDEIQKQTDLKIAHIETMTKAKEKELLTV
- the pyrH gene encoding UMP kinase: MKYKRILIKLSGEGLANKERRLAIDYNIVENIALQLKKIHQQGIQISVVIGGGNFWRGASAEKNGIPRNRADYIGMLATIMNGLALKSGFEKVGLKARVQSSINIDQKVAENYINEKTLKYLEEGEIVIFVGGTGRPIFTTDTAATLFATEIGAEAILMGKNGVEGIYDKDPKANPDAKHFKKITYDEILDQKLQVMDLTATSMARDHNIDLVVFNILEKDAIIRALNGDINHTEVTN
- a CDS encoding DEAD/DEAH box helicase encodes the protein MQSLSKNNSPYDVILFKVGPATGWDIPRACMLVQLRRVFSEPLNIQTIGRIKRNPKPSYDFSYNSIVHKYFIYSNVITSNTTGLISWKIKENIKKKNITIPYGKINLDLLKKEFDVVNYQEKLTTKLDFDSIKDKYITFMNFYMNEENKYLIGEESKFKKDGTGQEVTYIMSKIQNLIDLRIFINNKRRQYNKYFEKLGENFLKNLYAKMKNWLNEKLKSTAKQTEDEKERAEIYLRSFTQDMFEYTIYKKYISDIASLYGKFCKSVNQNTGKNTYVIHFNDIPSEFVQIIESHYNGVSTPGSGKSKNTISLKKQLAELFPYSAHNHTEVYLDSKSEVSFIAEFLANLERKNVVARAVGLWSINQPHRGFGFEYLESSDDFSVKKGFPDTYFVIGENSDCLEHALFIEIKNINDIAPQKTINLLESFNLYVEAFKNGNFFHNNTKIKTMTALIVKMNGSNIESFEGYSTIENFDNEIRNQEIKTLERIVDLILASSKRA
- a CDS encoding DEAD/DEAH box helicase family protein, with amino-acid sequence MSTFELSTVQERAVNELFEFWRDEDTKHVTFKAPTGSGKTFMIAKLIERIISAYENHNYDKRPFFLFATLSSAELPKQLENKLNQYRYSFTNDINLRVKYVESPSSAKQGTKDGSFNLMYNDCDVMIVGKSSFGKGRIYTEMGYLEGMLDSILRDNETELIYIRDEAHVGTGSGNSGNNSKYAQNFESLVHNAASFTIHMTATPKEQGKIVEISEADLADDNLILLKKEQETNPGFDEDVKHIDDIAMLDAACRKFKEIKERYGNQEKEPGLLGINPAMLIQIRNSKSSKVEEEKKIDEELEKDIAEYIKVIKSHGLT
- a CDS encoding site-specific DNA-methyltransferase translates to MEALANLKNSSEYLIESAYQLLIQRVKIGFTFDSAPTTKTDTIAFLQKNEQLSFGQSTPATQNTLIIGENYDALKNLILIEESKQEHKGFDVIYLDLPYNTERSAVEGNRVADNNEKIAPSKFIYRDKFSRNGWLNMMKERLVLARQLLAENGVIFVSIDESEQAYLKILMDEIFGEINFVTNFVWQNKNDGSGSDTKNIRTLTESILMYAKNINLLEIKHEEIDVNDGRYQYKDEYFEERGLYQLKQLDTPGLTYVKSLDYPITIDGQTFVPGSDYQKHLDRHNGKHMFNDHRWRWSEQKFFENYEKGFIEIKNGKVYAKQYQFVDNNGSKIVRKRKQSNLILDIHGAIGTKEIKQIFNKDRVFENPKPVGLISYLIELIPNKNAKILDFFAGSGTTGQATLEINRKDGGHRIFTLVTNNENDIARKITFERLFRINYGKSTQNERVDWAAKNKPYEANLTTFDIEYKNIGITSKEDLDLLIKDVNKMLSDFGVRTPAITSDKILAKLRSLKALGG